A part of Perognathus longimembris pacificus isolate PPM17 chromosome 16, ASM2315922v1, whole genome shotgun sequence genomic DNA contains:
- the LOC125364539 gene encoding LOW QUALITY PROTEIN: transcription initiation factor TFIID subunit 2-like (The sequence of the model RefSeq protein was modified relative to this genomic sequence to represent the inferred CDS: deleted 2 bases in 1 codon) yields MAGFGSGLKESSGCGAGLLGWWRNEEQVDPGLRAPRGRLGPLSSLKPSNRNRKVGDQAFKSPRPYKLTHQLLCIDNLNFERKSVVGFVELTVLPTVANLHRITLNSKQCRIARICINDLEAAFSYKDPTLEVCHSESKRRDLNSFSHTYAAAVTAVDPEVGNGELCIKVPSELWEDVAQLKALKIHITFLLDQPKGGLHFVVPRVEGTMAERGAHVFSCGYQNSTRCWFPCVDSSSELCTWKLEFTVDATMVAVSNGDLVETVYSHGMRKKTFHYMLTTPTAASNISLAVGPFEILEDPHMRDVTHFCLPPLLPLLKHTTSSLHQVFEFYEDVLSCRYPYSCFKTVFVDEAYVEVAAYASMSIFSTNLLHSARIIDETPLTRRCLAQSVAQQFFGCFLARMSWSDEWVLKGISGYLYGLWVRNTFGFNEYRHWIKEELDKVVAYELKTGGVLLHPLLHGGTEKDNPAPHLHFSIKHPHTLSWEYYAIFQRKAHLVMRLIEDRIGMEFMLQVFHKLLSLAKAASAQKFHSHRWRRMLLSTSGFLKSISNVSGKNIQPSIKRWVDQSGVVKFYGTFAFNRRRNVLELEIKQDYTSPGTQKYVGPLQVTVQELDGSFSHTLQIEENSLKHDIPCHSQSRRHKKRKIPLPNGEEVDMDLSAMDADSPLLWIRIDPDMSLLRKVEFKQSDFMWQYQLLYARDVVAQQDSILALEKFPTPMSRLALTDILEQEQCFYRVRMSACFCLAKIANSMGSIWTGPPAMKSLFTRMFCCKTCPNIVKTNNFRNFQSYFLQKTMPVAMALLRDVHNLCPKEVFTFLLDLIKYNDNRKNQFSDNYYRAELIAALANSVTPAVGFPLSTGQNLNPDVQLILEEITRCLNMEKLLPSYRYTITVSCLRAIRVLQKNGHVPSDPALFKSYAEYGHFVDIRLAALEALVDYTKVDRNYEVLQWLLTMVQNDPVPYVKHKILRMLTENPPFTKNMASPLGNEALVDQLWKLMNSGTSHDWRLRCGAVDLYFTLFGLGRPSPLPLPELGISSSSKEKEAVLNPTIIPEVVNRHPTTQDEIDTDTVHDTQASSFSSA; encoded by the exons ATGGCAGGGTTCGGATCTGGGCTCAAGGAGAGTTCCGGCTGTGGGGCAGGACTGCTGGGTTGGTGGAGGAACGAGGAGCAGGTGGACCCAGGACTCCGAGCTCCACGGGGCCGCCTCGGACCGCTGTCGAGTCTAAAACCTTCCAACAGGAACAGGAAGGTGGGGGACCAGGCCTTCAAGAGCCCACGGCCTTATAAGTTAACCCACCAGCTCCTCTGCATCGACAACCTAAACTTTGAGAGAAAATCTGTTGTGGGGTTTGTAGAACTGACTGTATTGCCTACAGTTGCAAACTTACACAGAATCACCTTGAACAGCAAGCAGTGTAGAATAGCCCGAATATGCATCAATGATTTAGAGGCTGCTTTTAGTTACAAAGATCCAACCTTGGAAGTTTGCCACAGTGAATCAAAACGGCGAGATCTCAATTCGTTTTCTCATACTTATGCTGCTGCCGTTACTGCTGTTGATCCCGAAGTAGGGAACGGAGAACTTTGCATTAAGGTTCCATCGGAGCTGTGGGAAGACGTTGCCCAGTTAAAGGCCCTGAAGATACACATTACTTTTTTGTTGGATCAGCCCAAAGGAGGTCTTCATTTTGTGGTACCCAGGGTGGAGGGCACTATGGCAGAGAGAGGAGCTCATGTCTTCTCTTGTGGCTATCAAAATTCCACAAGGTGTTGGTTCCCGTGCGTTGATTCATCCTCGGAACTGTGTACATGGAAACTGGAATTTACAGTAGATGCTACCATGGTGGCAGTGTCCAATGGAGATCTGGTAGAGACAGTATATAGCCACGGTATGAGGAAGAAGACCTTCCACTATATGCTTACAACTCCTACAGCAGCCTCAAATATCTCCTTGGCCGTTGGACCTTTTGAAATACTCGAAGATCCACACATGCGTGACGTGACTCATTTTTGTTTACCTCCACTTCTTCCATTGCTTAAGCATACCACATCTTCCCTTCATCAAGTGTTTGAGTTTTATGAAGACGTTCTTTCGTGTCGCTACCCCTACTCCTGTTTTAAGACGGTGTTCGTTGATGAGGCTTACGTGGAAGTGGCGGCCTACGCTTCCATGAGTATTTTCAGCACCAATCTCCTCCACAGTgccaggattatagatgagaCGCCTCTGACTAGGAGGTGCTTAGCCCAGTCCGTGGCCCAGCAATTTTTTGGATGTTTTCTAGCCAGAATGTCTTGGTCCGATGAGTGGGTGCTGAAAGGAATTTCGGGCTACCTTTACGGACTTTGGGTGAGAAACACTTTTGGTTTTAATGAATACCGCCATTGGATTAAGGAGGAGCTAGATAAAGTCGTGGCCTACGAGCTGAAAACCGGGGGGGTTCTACTACATCCTCTACTTCATGGAGGAACAGAGAAGGATAACCCAGCACCCCACCTACACTTTTCGATAAAGCACCCGCACACTCTGTCCTGGGAGTACTATGCTATATTTCAGCGTAAAGCTCACCTGGTGATGAGATTGATTGAAGATAGGATCGGGATGGAAtttatgctacaggttttccataAACTGTTAAGCCTGGCCAAGGCTGCTTCAGCTCAGAAGTTCCATTCTCACAGGTGGAGGCGGATGTTGCtttccacatctggatttttgaaatctatttccaATGTCTCTGGCAAAAATATCCAGCCCTCAATAAAGCGATGGGTAGACCAGAGTGGAGTAGTAAAATTTTATGGAACTTTTGCATTTAATAGAAGACGCAACGTCTTAGAACTGGAAATAAAACAAGATTATACATCCCCTGGGACCCAGAAATACGTGGGACCACTTCAAGTGACAGTACAGGAGTTAGATGGATCTTTCAGTCATACGCTGCAGATCGAAGAGAACAGCCTGAAACATGACATCCCCTGCCATTCCCAAAGCAGAAGgcataagaagagaaaaatcccactGCCGAACGGGGAAGAAGTGGACATGGATCTTTCTGCCATGGATGCAGATTCTCCTTTGCTATGGATAAGAATAGACCCAGATATGTCACTGCTGAGGAAGGTCGAGTTCAAGCAATCCGATTTTATGTGGCAATATCAACTCCTGTATGCAAGGGATGTGGTCGCTCAGCAGGACTCCATCTTGGCCTTGGAGAAGTTTCCTACACCCATGTCCCGCCTCGCACTCACTGACATCTTAGAACAAGAGCAGTGTTTCTACCGGGTGAGAATGTCAGCTTGCTTCTGTCTGGCCAAGATTGCAAATTCGATGGGGAGCATATGGACGGGACCACCGGCAATGAAATCACTCTTTACCAGGATGTTCTGTTGTAAAACTTGCCCAAACATTGTGAAAACAAACAACTTTAGGAACTTCCAAAGTTATTTTCTACAAAAGACTATGCCAGTTGCAATGGCTTTGTTAAGAGACGTTCACAACCTCTGTCCCAAAGAAGTCTTCACATTCCTTTTAGATTTAATCAAGTACAATGACAACAGAAAAAATCAGTTTTCCGATAACTATTACCGTGCAGAACTGATTGCTGCTCTGGCCAACTCTGTTACCCCTGCAGTCGGTTTTCCCCTTAGCACAGGGCAGAACTTAAATCCTGACGTGCAACTCATTCTGGAGGAAATCACCAGGTGCTTGAATATGGAAAAACTACTTCCAAGTTACAGATATACCATCACTGTCAGTTGCTTGAGAGCCATAAGGGTGCTTCAGAAGAACGGACATGTGCCCAGTGACCCAGCCCTTTTTAAGTCTTATGCCGAATATGGCCATTTTGTGGACATCAGGCTAGCGGCTTTGGAAGCCCTCGTTGACTATACTAAAGTAGACAGGAACTATGAAGTACTGCAGTGGCTGCTTACTATGGTCCAGAACGATCCTGTACCCTACGTAAAGCATAAGATCCTCCGCATGTTGACTGAGAACCCACCATTTACCAAGAACATGGCGTCTCCCTTAGGCAATGAAGCCCTGGTAGATCAACTTTGGAAACTTATGAATTCGGGTACTTCCCATGACTGGAGGTTACGGTGCGGCGCTGTGGACTTGTATTTCACACTTTTTGGTCTCGGTAGACCTTCCCCTTTACCCTTGCCAGAGCTTGGG ATCAGTTcttcatcaaaagaaaaagaagctgtgTTGAATCCTACCATAATTCCAGAGGTGGTTAACAGGCACCCAACAA CTCAAGATGAAATTGATACAGATACTGTTCATGATACCCAGGCCAGCAGTTTCAGCTCTGCTTGA